The Hymenobacter sp. 5317J-9 genome has a window encoding:
- a CDS encoding carboxylate-amine ligase encodes MPTFTLGIEEEFQTIDPETRELRSHLSQIVEGGRVTLQEQVKAEMHQAVVEVGTNICHNIAEARTEVLHLRRQVIELADRQNLKIGAAGTHPFSRWQEQPITPDARYDKIVEELQEAARSNLVFGMHVHVGIENREIGVYMMNTLRYFLPHLFALSTNSPFWEGRETGYKSFRTKVFERFPRTGIPGYFHSASDYDEFVQLLIKTGCIDNGKKIWWDVRLHPFFDTIEYRICDMMMRADETIAVAAIMQALVAKIYKLKAQNLNFRIYRSALIKENKWRAARYGLDGQMIDFGKQEEVPTRKLILELLDFIDDVVDELGSRHEVEYVLKMMEMGTGADRQLAVFRETNDLSKVVDYILSETTQGL; translated from the coding sequence ATGCCCACATTTACCCTCGGCATCGAGGAAGAATTTCAGACCATTGACCCCGAAACCCGGGAGTTGCGCTCCCACCTCTCGCAAATAGTGGAAGGCGGCCGGGTGACGCTGCAGGAGCAGGTGAAAGCCGAGATGCACCAAGCCGTGGTGGAAGTGGGCACCAACATCTGCCACAACATTGCCGAGGCCCGCACCGAGGTACTGCACCTGCGCCGCCAAGTGATTGAGCTGGCCGACCGCCAGAATCTGAAGATTGGCGCGGCCGGCACGCACCCGTTTTCGCGCTGGCAAGAGCAGCCCATCACGCCCGATGCCCGCTACGACAAGATTGTGGAGGAGCTGCAGGAAGCCGCCCGCTCCAACCTGGTTTTCGGCATGCACGTGCACGTGGGCATCGAAAACCGCGAAATCGGCGTGTACATGATGAACACGCTGCGCTACTTTCTGCCGCACCTGTTCGCCCTCAGCACCAACTCGCCGTTTTGGGAAGGGCGTGAGACTGGCTACAAGTCTTTTCGCACCAAGGTGTTTGAGCGGTTTCCGCGCACGGGCATTCCGGGCTACTTTCACAGCGCCAGCGACTACGACGAGTTTGTGCAACTACTAATAAAGACGGGCTGCATCGACAACGGCAAGAAAATCTGGTGGGACGTGCGCCTGCACCCCTTCTTCGACACCATCGAGTACCGCATCTGCGACATGATGATGCGGGCCGACGAAACCATTGCCGTGGCGGCCATCATGCAGGCGCTGGTGGCTAAAATCTACAAGCTGAAGGCCCAGAACCTCAATTTCCGCATCTACCGCAGCGCCCTCATCAAGGAGAACAAATGGCGCGCGGCGCGCTACGGGCTCGACGGCCAGATGATAGACTTTGGCAAGCAGGAAGAGGTGCCCACGCGCAAACTCATCCTGGAGCTGCTCGACTTCATCGACGACGTGGTGGACGAGCTCGGCAGCCGCCACGAGGTGGAGTACGTGCTGAAAATGATGGAGATGGGCACCGGCGCCGACCGCCAGCTGGCCGTGTTCCGCGAGACCAACGACCTGAGCAAAGTGGTCGACTACATCCTGTCGGAGACTACCCAGGGCCTTTAG
- a CDS encoding SDR family oxidoreductase, whose amino-acid sequence MNTPYTQPMLRDNALAGKTIIVTGGGTGLGRAMTTYFLQLGANVTISSRKLDVLEKTAEELRQQTGGKVLAIACDVRKYDEVEAMLERTIQEFGGVDVLLNNAAGNFISPTERLSHKAFDVIVDIVLRGSYNCTLAVGKRWIADKKPGTILNIVTTYASVGSAFVVPSATAKAGVLAMTRSLAVEWAKYGIRSNAIAPGPFPTEGAWSRLFPEPLASKLDPAASVPLKRVGQYQELANLAAYLVSDFSAYVNGEVVTIDGGEWLNGAGEFNKLEMLTPEMWDQIEKTMRR is encoded by the coding sequence ATGAACACTCCCTACACGCAACCCATGCTACGCGACAACGCGCTGGCTGGCAAAACCATCATCGTAACCGGCGGCGGCACCGGCCTGGGCCGGGCCATGACCACCTATTTTTTGCAGCTGGGGGCAAATGTCACCATCAGTAGCCGCAAGCTCGATGTGCTTGAAAAAACCGCTGAGGAACTGCGCCAGCAAACCGGCGGCAAGGTGCTGGCCATTGCCTGCGACGTGCGCAAATACGACGAAGTGGAAGCCATGCTGGAGCGCACCATTCAGGAGTTTGGCGGCGTCGACGTGCTGCTGAATAACGCGGCCGGTAACTTCATCAGCCCCACGGAGCGCCTGTCGCACAAGGCGTTTGATGTGATTGTGGACATTGTGCTGCGCGGCAGTTATAACTGCACGCTGGCCGTGGGCAAGCGTTGGATTGCCGACAAAAAACCGGGCACCATTCTCAACATCGTTACCACTTACGCTTCAGTTGGTTCTGCCTTCGTGGTGCCTTCCGCCACGGCCAAGGCAGGTGTGCTGGCCATGACCCGCTCGCTGGCCGTGGAGTGGGCCAAGTACGGCATTCGTTCCAACGCCATTGCGCCGGGCCCGTTCCCGACGGAGGGCGCCTGGAGCCGCTTGTTTCCCGAGCCCTTGGCCAGCAAGCTCGACCCGGCCGCCAGCGTGCCGCTCAAGCGCGTGGGCCAATACCAGGAACTGGCCAACCTGGCCGCCTATCTGGTGTCCGATTTTTCGGCCTACGTGAACGGCGAAGTGGTGACCATCGACGGCGGCGAGTGGCTCAATGGCGCCGGCGAATTCAATAAGCTGGAAATGCTCACGCCTGAAATGTGGGACCAGATTGAGAAAACCATGCGCCGTTAA
- a CDS encoding alpha/beta fold hydrolase: MQEQHRRFYSHHLGQDIDMLVFGTWGYPVVIFPTSGGHTNEARDFKLIEAARPLVEAGRVKLFCIDSIDAHSWYAKHLEPRIRVQNHVFYDQFLSEELVPMLQRECHVDKIGVAGCSFGGFHALNFAFRHPNQVAHLFTMGAAFDIRQFVDGYHDDNVYYNNPPEYLPGAQSEHFQWMNIILGTAEHDFCKESNFQMARILSEKGIHYTLDVKPFGDHDWPVWREMFPQYLSTIG, encoded by the coding sequence GTGCAGGAACAACACCGCCGCTTCTACTCGCACCACCTCGGCCAGGACATCGACATGCTGGTTTTTGGCACCTGGGGCTACCCGGTGGTCATTTTTCCCACGTCCGGCGGCCACACCAACGAAGCCCGCGACTTCAAGCTCATTGAGGCGGCCCGCCCCCTGGTGGAAGCCGGCCGCGTGAAGCTGTTTTGCATCGACAGCATCGACGCGCACTCCTGGTATGCCAAGCACCTGGAGCCGCGCATCCGGGTGCAGAACCACGTGTTCTACGACCAGTTTCTGAGCGAAGAATTAGTGCCCATGCTCCAGCGCGAATGCCACGTCGACAAGATTGGCGTGGCCGGCTGCAGTTTCGGCGGCTTTCACGCCCTCAATTTCGCCTTCCGCCACCCCAACCAGGTGGCCCACCTCTTCACCATGGGCGCCGCGTTCGACATCCGCCAGTTTGTGGACGGCTACCACGACGACAACGTGTACTACAACAACCCGCCCGAGTACCTGCCCGGCGCGCAGAGCGAGCATTTCCAGTGGATGAACATCATCCTGGGCACCGCCGAACACGACTTCTGCAAAGAGTCGAATTTTCAGATGGCTCGTATTCTCAGCGAAAAGGGCATTCATTACACCCTGGACGTGAAGCCCTTTGGCGACCACGACTGGCCGGTGTGGCGCGAAATGTTTCCGCAGTACCTGAGCACCATCGGTTAA
- a CDS encoding PA2169 family four-helix-bundle protein produces MEAKATTALLNELVETLKDGQKGYADAMTDVEDSSLKDTFKKYAAQRASYITEIEDQMFKLDLKPDESSSITGTVHRAWIDLKSALTSKDNKAVLNECERGEDYAVKAYQTALKAQDLPSALKSVIEKQYQGVQEAHNAIKALRDSSK; encoded by the coding sequence ATGGAAGCCAAAGCCACCACCGCCCTCCTCAACGAACTGGTCGAAACCCTTAAAGATGGCCAGAAAGGCTACGCCGACGCCATGACTGACGTGGAGGACAGCAGCTTGAAAGACACGTTCAAGAAATACGCCGCCCAGCGCGCCAGCTACATCACCGAAATCGAGGACCAGATGTTCAAGCTGGACCTCAAGCCCGACGAAAGCTCGTCGATTACCGGCACCGTGCACCGCGCCTGGATTGACCTAAAATCGGCCCTCACCAGCAAAGACAACAAAGCTGTTCTCAACGAGTGCGAGCGCGGCGAAGACTACGCCGTGAAAGCCTACCAAACGGCCCTGAAAGCCCAAGACCTGCCCTCGGCTCTCAAGTCGGTGATTGAGAAGCAGTACCAGGGCGTGCAAGAAGCCCACAACGCCATCAAGGCGCTGCGGGACTCGTCGAAGTAA
- a CDS encoding DEAD/DEAH box helicase — MEAEKIVVRFDELNLSEEVQRAITEMGYEEASAIQAAAIPVLLSGKDVIGQAQTGTGKTAAFSIPAIDNIDTESKDVQVLVLCPTRELAVQVSGEIQKLGKYKRGLMVVPIYGGSPYDRQLRALERGVQIVIGTPGRVMDHIERGTLRLDKTTKIILDEADEMLDMGFRDDIEFILTKMPEDRQTVFFSATMSKPIMELTKKYQREPQIVKVNHKTMTVTNIEQSYYEVRGPQKKDVLTRLLDMYNLKSTIVFANTKRMVDEIVADLQAKGYFAEGLHGDMGQQQRQNTLDKFRKSTLEVLVATDVAARGIDVDNVEAVVNYDLPADEEYYVHRIGRTGRAGKSGKAFTFVSGRDIYKLRDIMRFTKADIKLAQVPSFADVSEVKTTLFLNQIKEIIEKGNLDKYVGRVQRLLDQGDEITSLDIAAALLKMTMKEDKSAQQSLDASKAAGSARPGFTRLFVTMGKKDRIHPRDIVDLISESTNLTGAKVGDIALYDKFSFVEVPSEFADEVVSKLGRTSIQGSPVSFSIATPVQEGEAKQEGFSRGGPGGFGGDRERRPFNGGERREGGYGGGYKGNRGGGSFGGGERREGGYGGGYKGNRDGGSGYGNRPSYGDRREGGTGKSGYGNRPSYGNKPSYGTPREYETPRTPRAPRNEGFDE; from the coding sequence ATGGAAGCTGAAAAAATTGTGGTTCGCTTTGACGAACTGAACCTCTCCGAGGAAGTACAACGCGCCATCACCGAGATGGGCTACGAGGAAGCCTCGGCCATTCAGGCCGCCGCCATCCCGGTGCTGCTTTCCGGCAAAGACGTTATCGGCCAGGCCCAGACGGGTACCGGCAAAACGGCTGCCTTCTCCATTCCCGCCATCGACAACATCGATACCGAGAGCAAAGACGTGCAGGTACTGGTGCTCTGCCCCACCCGCGAACTCGCGGTGCAGGTTTCGGGCGAAATCCAGAAGCTGGGCAAGTACAAGCGTGGCCTGATGGTGGTGCCTATCTACGGCGGCAGCCCCTACGACCGTCAGCTCCGCGCCCTGGAGCGCGGCGTGCAGATTGTGATTGGCACGCCCGGCCGGGTGATGGACCACATCGAGCGCGGCACCCTGCGCCTCGACAAAACCACCAAGATTATTCTGGATGAAGCCGACGAAATGCTCGACATGGGCTTCCGCGACGACATCGAGTTCATCCTGACCAAGATGCCCGAAGACCGCCAGACGGTGTTCTTCTCGGCCACGATGAGCAAGCCCATCATGGAGCTCACCAAGAAATATCAGCGCGAGCCGCAGATTGTGAAGGTGAACCACAAGACGATGACGGTGACCAACATCGAGCAGAGCTACTACGAGGTGCGCGGCCCCCAGAAAAAGGACGTGCTGACCCGTTTGCTCGACATGTACAACCTGAAGTCGACCATCGTTTTCGCCAACACCAAGCGCATGGTGGACGAAATAGTGGCCGACCTGCAAGCCAAAGGCTACTTCGCCGAAGGCCTGCACGGCGACATGGGCCAGCAGCAGCGCCAGAATACGCTCGATAAATTCCGTAAATCGACGCTGGAAGTGCTGGTGGCCACCGACGTGGCCGCCCGTGGCATCGACGTGGACAACGTGGAAGCCGTAGTGAACTACGACCTGCCCGCCGACGAAGAATATTACGTGCACCGCATCGGCCGTACGGGCCGCGCCGGCAAGTCGGGCAAAGCCTTCACGTTTGTGAGCGGGCGCGACATTTATAAGCTGCGCGACATCATGCGCTTCACTAAGGCCGACATCAAATTGGCGCAGGTGCCGTCGTTTGCCGACGTGTCGGAGGTGAAAACCACGCTGTTCCTGAACCAGATTAAGGAAATCATCGAGAAAGGCAACCTCGACAAGTACGTGGGCCGCGTGCAGCGCCTGCTCGACCAGGGCGATGAAATCACCTCGCTCGACATCGCCGCTGCGCTGCTGAAGATGACCATGAAAGAGGACAAGAGTGCTCAGCAGAGCCTCGACGCCAGCAAGGCGGCCGGTTCGGCCCGCCCCGGCTTCACGCGCCTCTTCGTAACCATGGGCAAGAAAGACCGGATTCACCCCCGCGACATCGTGGACCTGATTTCGGAATCGACCAACCTGACCGGTGCCAAGGTGGGCGACATCGCCCTCTACGACAAGTTCAGCTTCGTGGAAGTGCCCTCGGAATTTGCCGATGAGGTTGTGAGCAAGCTGGGTCGCACCAGCATTCAGGGCTCGCCGGTGAGCTTCAGCATTGCCACTCCGGTGCAGGAAGGCGAGGCGAAGCAGGAAGGCTTCAGCCGCGGCGGCCCCGGCGGTTTTGGCGGCGACCGTGAGCGTCGTCCTTTCAACGGCGGCGAGCGCCGCGAGGGCGGCTACGGCGGCGGCTACAAAGGCAACCGCGGTGGCGGCAGCTTTGGTGGCGGCGAGCGCCGCGAAGGCGGCTACGGCGGTGGCTACAAAGGCAACCGTGACGGTGGCAGCGGCTACGGCAACCGCCCCAGCTACGGCGACCGCCGCGAAGGTGGCACCGGCAAGTCGGGCTACGGCAACCGCCCCAGCTACGGCAACAAGCCCAGCTACGGCACCCCGCGCGAATACGAAACGCCCCGCACTCCCCGTGCGCCCCGCAACGAAGGCTTTGACGAATAG
- a CDS encoding GMP synthase, with the protein MEAIRIAILDMYDNARNEGMRCIRQLLARGASENGVAFDVDTYNVRAENVVPGLDYDIYISSGGPGSPLPSDEPWERQYFDFIDALLAHNQTQEAKKHLLLICHSFQLVSRHLGLGTVSRRKSTSFGVLPVHLTPAGLAEPVLQGLPEPFYTVDSRDYQLTNLDLDRLNAYGAQVLCLEKERPHVPLERAVMAIRFTPEVLGTQFHPEADGEGMLRYMLTDERKQQVIETYGEAKYHEMVRLLADPTTIEHTESVVVPAFLRRALAGLGQFATV; encoded by the coding sequence ATGGAGGCTATCCGCATTGCTATTCTCGACATGTACGACAACGCCCGCAACGAGGGCATGCGCTGCATTCGACAGCTGCTGGCCCGCGGGGCGTCGGAAAACGGCGTCGCGTTCGACGTTGATACTTATAATGTTCGGGCCGAAAACGTGGTGCCGGGCCTCGATTATGACATCTACATTTCGAGCGGCGGGCCTGGCAGCCCCCTGCCGTCGGACGAGCCCTGGGAGCGCCAATATTTCGATTTCATCGACGCGCTGCTGGCCCACAACCAAACCCAGGAAGCCAAAAAGCACCTGCTGCTCATTTGCCATTCCTTCCAGCTGGTGAGCCGGCACCTGGGCCTGGGCACCGTGAGCCGGCGCAAGTCGACCTCGTTTGGCGTGCTGCCGGTACACCTCACGCCCGCCGGGCTGGCCGAGCCCGTGCTGCAGGGCCTGCCCGAGCCGTTTTACACCGTCGACTCGCGCGACTACCAACTTACCAACCTCGACCTGGACCGCCTGAACGCCTACGGCGCCCAGGTGCTGTGCCTCGAAAAAGAGCGCCCGCACGTGCCCCTGGAGCGCGCCGTGATGGCCATTCGCTTCACGCCCGAAGTGCTGGGCACGCAGTTCCACCCCGAAGCCGATGGAGAGGGCATGCTCCGCTACATGCTCACCGACGAGCGCAAGCAGCAGGTCATCGAAACCTACGGCGAGGCCAAGTACCACGAGATGGTGCGCCTGCTGGCCGACCCTACCACCATTGAGCATACCGAGTCGGTGGTGGTGCCCGCTTTCCTGCGCCGCGCCCTAGCCGGCCTGGGCCAATTTGCCACTGTGTAA
- a CDS encoding DUF1571 domain-containing protein, with protein sequence MRPFVTGSVFHFRLAAAAGALAAVTVAATSPPPAITTEQLTTRMSTAIEGLKYLRCVVKAQERIGGSINQARSVMKLTYKPLRIYIKNQKGVEVLWLQGQNDGDAWVYPASFPYVTLSLDPNGKLMRSNQHHTALQAGFGTISDLLRTTGLRQDNSYSRSFRYVGDTTLQGRTAHVLRSDFPQFRYVSYKAGKNETIETVAERFGCGAYRVVERNNLSIGEKIPEGKVLQVPNAYGRRTVLCVDPKTYLPMLVQVNDDKGLFERFEFQDVVPNQPIPLEEFSKDYKGYKF encoded by the coding sequence ATGAGGCCTTTCGTGACCGGTTCGGTTTTTCATTTTCGTCTGGCCGCTGCGGCCGGGGCGCTGGCGGCCGTGACAGTGGCCGCCACCAGCCCGCCGCCCGCCATCACCACCGAGCAGCTGACCACCCGCATGAGCACGGCCATCGAAGGCCTGAAATACCTGCGCTGCGTCGTGAAAGCGCAGGAGCGCATCGGGGGCAGCATCAACCAGGCGCGCAGCGTTATGAAGCTGACCTATAAGCCGCTGCGCATCTACATCAAGAACCAAAAGGGCGTGGAAGTGCTCTGGCTGCAGGGCCAGAACGACGGCGATGCCTGGGTGTACCCCGCCAGCTTCCCTTACGTGACCCTCAGCCTGGACCCCAACGGCAAGCTCATGCGCAGCAACCAGCACCACACGGCGCTGCAGGCAGGTTTCGGCACCATTTCGGACCTGCTACGCACCACCGGGCTGAGGCAGGACAACTCCTACAGCCGCTCGTTCCGCTACGTAGGCGACACTACCTTGCAGGGCCGCACCGCCCACGTGCTGCGCTCCGATTTTCCGCAGTTCCGCTACGTCAGCTACAAAGCCGGCAAAAACGAAACCATTGAGACGGTGGCCGAACGGTTTGGCTGCGGCGCCTACCGCGTGGTGGAGCGCAACAACCTAAGCATCGGCGAAAAAATCCCCGAAGGCAAAGTGCTGCAGGTGCCCAATGCCTACGGCCGCCGCACGGTGCTGTGCGTCGACCCCAAAACCTACCTGCCTATGCTGGTGCAAGTCAACGACGACAAAGGGCTGTTTGAACGGTTCGAATTTCAGGACGTAGTGCCGAACCAGCCCATCCCGCTCGAAGAGTTTTCGAAGGATTACAAAGGCTATAAATTCTGA
- a CDS encoding thioesterase family protein — translation MPDAPAHAFSHEFQVPASAIDALGHANNVEYVRWVQDVAGAHWLSICPPELRDQIIWVVREHRIRYLQSAFAGETLRASTWVGETSGATSLRYTRLSRVSDGVLLCEAETTWVLLDPKRGRPVRVTAEMVSWLRPKSD, via the coding sequence ATGCCCGACGCGCCTGCCCACGCTTTCTCGCACGAGTTCCAGGTTCCAGCCAGCGCCATTGATGCGCTGGGCCATGCCAATAATGTGGAGTACGTGCGCTGGGTGCAGGATGTGGCCGGCGCACATTGGCTAAGCATCTGCCCGCCTGAGTTGCGCGACCAGATTATTTGGGTGGTGCGCGAGCACCGCATCCGCTACCTGCAATCGGCTTTCGCGGGCGAGACGCTGCGGGCCAGCACTTGGGTGGGCGAAACCAGCGGGGCCACGTCGCTGCGCTACACCCGCCTCAGCCGCGTGAGCGACGGCGTGCTGCTGTGCGAGGCGGAAACGACCTGGGTGCTGCTCGACCCCAAGAGGGGCCGGCCGGTGCGGGTTACGGCGGAGATGGTAAGTTGGCTACGGCCTAAATCAGATTAG
- a CDS encoding NAD(P)/FAD-dependent oxidoreductase: MKTDATLPLVAVLGGGAAGFFGAIACAEANPHARVLLLEKTGKLLSKVRVSGGGRCNVTHACETAAQLVAHYPRGSKQLKSAFQRFGVADTIAWFARRGVPLKTEADGRMFPTTDSSETIARALEEAARRAGVQIITNTSADDIQPLPTGGFRLRLSGTGAAGLGPTLHAHRVLIATGGNPKSANYDWLRSLGHSIAEPVPSLFTFNVPASPLQELMGVSVPHARVVLAGEKLQYEGPLLVTHWGVSGPAVLKLSAWGARRLSELGYVGTALINWIPTHTEETLRPWLQQFRQENGRKVVASNPQFGLPQRLWRNLAEQAGIGPETRWSDLPAKSQNRLLELLLRSPLAVRGKTTYKEEFVTCGGVMLDEVDLKTMESRRVPGLYFAGEVLDIDGITGGFNFQAAWTTGFLAGQAMALRDKN, encoded by the coding sequence GTGAAAACCGATGCTACTCTTCCCCTGGTGGCCGTGCTGGGCGGCGGCGCGGCCGGCTTTTTTGGTGCCATTGCCTGTGCCGAAGCCAACCCGCATGCGCGGGTGCTGCTGCTGGAAAAAACGGGCAAGCTGCTGAGCAAAGTGCGCGTATCAGGCGGCGGGCGCTGCAACGTGACTCACGCCTGCGAAACCGCGGCCCAGCTTGTGGCGCACTACCCGCGCGGCAGCAAGCAGCTCAAAAGCGCATTTCAGCGCTTTGGTGTGGCCGATACCATTGCCTGGTTTGCCCGGCGCGGCGTGCCCCTGAAGACCGAGGCCGACGGCCGCATGTTTCCCACCACCGACTCGAGCGAAACCATTGCCCGGGCCTTGGAAGAGGCCGCGCGCCGCGCCGGCGTGCAGATAATAACCAACACCAGCGCCGACGACATCCAGCCCCTGCCCACGGGCGGCTTTCGCCTGCGGCTGAGCGGCACCGGCGCGGCCGGGCTGGGTCCCACACTGCACGCCCACCGGGTGCTCATTGCCACCGGCGGCAATCCCAAAAGCGCCAACTATGACTGGCTGCGCAGCCTGGGCCACAGCATCGCCGAGCCGGTGCCGTCGCTGTTCACGTTCAACGTGCCGGCCTCGCCGCTGCAGGAGCTCATGGGCGTGAGCGTGCCTCACGCCCGCGTGGTACTGGCCGGTGAAAAGCTGCAATACGAAGGCCCCCTGCTCGTAACGCACTGGGGCGTGAGCGGGCCGGCAGTGCTCAAGCTATCGGCCTGGGGCGCCCGCCGGCTCAGCGAGTTAGGTTACGTAGGCACGGCCCTTATCAACTGGATTCCGACGCACACCGAAGAAACCCTGCGGCCCTGGCTGCAGCAGTTTCGGCAGGAAAACGGGAGGAAAGTAGTGGCTTCCAACCCGCAGTTTGGCCTGCCCCAGCGCCTGTGGCGCAATCTCGCCGAGCAGGCTGGCATCGGGCCCGAAACCCGCTGGAGCGACCTCCCGGCCAAATCCCAAAACCGCCTGCTGGAATTGCTGCTGCGCTCCCCACTGGCCGTGCGCGGCAAAACGACCTACAAAGAGGAATTTGTAACCTGCGGCGGAGTTATGCTGGACGAAGTCGACCTCAAAACCATGGAAAGCCGGCGGGTACCCGGCCTGTATTTCGCCGGCGAAGTGCTCGACATCGACGGCATCACGGGCGGCTTCAACTTTCAGGCGGCCTGGACGACCGGCTTCCTCGCCGGCCAGGCCATGGCGCTGAGAGACAAAAACTGA
- a CDS encoding NAD(P)-binding domain-containing protein — MTSSNSGGSASTTSGAEHPTVLVLGCGWLGMALARALAAAGHEVLGTTTTPENLTGMEAAGIQSHLLRLGSDFNAPAEALLMRLLRAADVLVLNVPPRAAAAGAYPSLLRPVHRAVAAAGTPHVLFVSSTSVYPNEPRLMREADALSTRDAASDVLRAEGHFVPRYGQWKSTVVRLGGLMGPDRSPGRFLAGRRELEQGNAPVNLVHLTDVVGVLSAIIRHGVWGHTFNVCAEQHPPRRDFYPAAARYLKLEAPTFKEENNVSGKTIDSSLVRSLVPYTFQHDDVLAALEHC; from the coding sequence ATGACAAGTTCCAATTCCGGGGGCTCCGCGAGCACAACATCTGGAGCGGAACACCCCACCGTATTAGTGCTGGGCTGCGGCTGGCTGGGCATGGCCCTGGCCCGCGCCTTGGCCGCCGCTGGCCACGAGGTGCTGGGCACCACCACCACGCCCGAAAACCTGACCGGCATGGAGGCTGCTGGCATTCAGTCGCATCTGCTGCGCCTGGGCTCCGATTTTAATGCCCCGGCCGAAGCCCTGCTCATGCGCCTGCTCCGCGCGGCCGATGTGCTGGTGCTGAACGTGCCGCCCCGGGCCGCGGCCGCTGGCGCCTATCCCTCGCTGCTGCGGCCGGTGCACCGGGCGGTGGCTGCGGCCGGCACGCCACATGTGCTGTTCGTGAGTTCCACCAGCGTATATCCCAACGAGCCCCGCCTGATGCGCGAAGCCGACGCCCTGAGCACCCGCGATGCTGCCTCCGACGTGCTGCGGGCCGAGGGCCACTTTGTGCCCCGCTACGGGCAATGGAAAAGCACAGTGGTGCGCCTCGGCGGCCTCATGGGCCCCGACCGCTCCCCCGGCCGCTTCCTGGCGGGCCGCCGCGAGCTTGAGCAGGGCAACGCGCCCGTCAACCTGGTGCACCTCACCGACGTGGTGGGCGTGCTTTCGGCCATCATCCGGCACGGCGTGTGGGGCCACACGTTCAACGTGTGCGCCGAGCAGCACCCGCCGCGCCGCGATTTTTACCCGGCGGCGGCGCGCTACCTCAAGCTGGAAGCGCCCACGTTCAAAGAAGAGAACAACGTGAGCGGCAAAACCATCGACAGCAGCTTGGTGCGTTCGTTGGTACCCTACACTTTTCAGCACGACGACGTGCTGGCGGCGCTGGAGCACTGCTAA
- a CDS encoding cold-shock protein yields the protein MPTGTVKFFNDTKGFGFIKNDETGEDIFVHISDLQVSSIRENDKVQYEVAQGKKGPNAVKVSLV from the coding sequence ATGCCCACCGGAACGGTAAAATTCTTTAATGACACCAAAGGTTTTGGTTTCATCAAAAACGACGAAACTGGCGAAGACATCTTCGTTCACATCAGCGACCTCCAGGTTAGCTCGATTCGCGAAAACGACAAAGTTCAATACGAAGTAGCCCAAGGCAAAAAAGGCCCGAACGCAGTAAAAGTATCGCTGGTTTAA